The Triticum urartu cultivar G1812 unplaced genomic scaffold, Tu2.1 TuUngrouped_contig_3404, whole genome shotgun sequence region TGGATCCAACGTCACTTTGATCAACGTCATGCAGATTGCTGGACTCAACACCCTCGGCATCTCAATTGCGCGCATCGACTATGCTCCCTTGGGTCAGAACCCACCACATACGCACCCTCGCGCCACTGAGATCCTCACGGTGCTCGAGGGGACACTATATGTTGGCTTTGTCACATCCAACCAGCCCGCCCCCAACAGAAACAAGTTCCTTTCCAAGATGCTCAACAAAGGTGATGTGTTTGTCTTCCCCGTGGGGCTCATCCACTTCCAATTCAACCCCAACCCCCACCAGCCCGCTATTGCAATTGCCGCGCTCAGCAGCCAGAACCCTGGGGCTATCACAATTGCCAATGCAGTGTTTGGGTCGGACCCACCAATATCATATGATGTTCTTGCCAAGGCATTTCAGGTGGAAAAGAATACAATAGACTATCTCCAGGCTCAATTTTGGGAGAACAACCACAACTAAGTCAGACATTTGTTGATTACACAGAGGATTAGTGCATAAATCAAGGATTTGATTGAATATCTCGAGCATCCTTATATCTATAAAATAAATGGAGAATATGTCATGCCGCTGTGTGTCTGTAAGCCATGAATGTATTTCAATGTTATGAATAATCAACAATATCTTTTTTCATCACTCTGATATGATGCCGTATGCTATTTTGGTTATTATGTGTCATATTTCCCATAACGAACGAAAATTCAGGGttctttccccccttctccgatACAATAGACGATTATCTAGTAATTTAATGTAAGTTTGCTGGTTTGGTTGAACACGTTGGGAAATTCCTCATATATAGTGCTTGTGTGCAATACATCTGCGGCACTATAATGTCTGCCATCGGTTATGACGAAAAAGGGGTTCCCCGCTTTATATTATATAAAGCAACCATCACCGCATTACAACCGTGTAGACCGATATAAACACACGCCACCACCGCACACAACACACACGCAAGACAAGATACAAAGGTGTCATGCACTAACACACCACCCCACCGACTACCAAACTAACCACACATATGCGAAAAAGACCGTTTGGAGCCGATGGAGACCTCCACCATGAACCACAATGAAGAGGTGTGACCGACAACGATGAAGCCAGGACTCCAAAATGGTGTCTCCCAGAAGGGTACGACCACTGATAGCCGCCACCGCCCGATCATGTAGATCAACTTTTCATCCGGAGCATGACGAAAGGAGCCAGAACGCCGCGAC contains the following coding sequences:
- the LOC125527267 gene encoding germin-like protein 8-5 — encoded protein: MASSSSILLFAALLALVSWQATASDPSPLQDFCVADLHSPVRVNGFVCKNPMEVNADDFFKAANLDKPRVTNKVGSNVTLINVMQIAGLNTLGISIARIDYAPLGQNPPHTHPRATEILTVLEGTLYVGFVTSNQPAPNRNKFLSKMLNKGDVFVFPVGLIHFQFNPNPHQPAIAIAALSSQNPGAITIANAVFGSDPPISYDVLAKAFQVEKNTIDYLQAQFWENNHN